Proteins from a single region of Abyssalbus ytuae:
- a CDS encoding SusC/RagA family TonB-linked outer membrane protein: protein MKNFNILNLILKRKRSHIVSCLRGSILHVLLVYSFLVITTNQSVFAFDFQQPPQGDITISGVVTDEKGEVLPGVAVVEKNTTNGIQTDFDGEYVIRVDSKNSVIVFSYLGMKTYEVTVGERTVINVTMEEDMQSLDEVVIVGYGKQKKISVVGAQSTIKPAELKQPVANIGTMLAGRVSGLTGVQRDGVPGYDGADIWIRGISTFGDATHPLVLVDGVERSLDNLNPNDISSFTILKDASATAVYGIRGANGVILIETKKGALGKPQVTIDYNEGYTFFTKIPDLADGETYMRLANEALVTRGQEPKYSEEYIRNTVNKVDPFLYPDVDWLDAVFNDFGQTRQAFINVTGGVEDAVYYVSASYYDETGLFVTDGLEDYDSDTRFKRYNFTSNLTVDITKTTNVHVGMQGYVSNGTYPGAGTGSVFSAAMDAPPVVYPILYPGGFVPGRSSNGGLRNPYADVARRGYKQEVKSQLNSNIRLTQQLSFLTEGLSWSGMFAFDAYNEQIIKREKRESTYFVDENYPYTENGELLLNETYSGQNYLGYERDNGGNRRFYIETSFNYNRNFGKHSVSGLLLYNQSDYVNAFAGDFIESIPFRNRGIAGRATYAYDDRYFFEVNAGYNGSENFAPSNRYGFFPSLAVGWVISNEKFFEPLTNTINYLKIRYSDGLVGSESGAGRFAYLDKVERKKDFEYTFGDSYTDQDGIRETYYGVDVTWAEARKQDIGLELNMFNNRLQIIFDVFKERTEGAFLERSDLPNYLGLTGDPYGNLGIVENKGFDGSINFNNSFGKLNMGFRGTFSFNRNKILQNGEPEQRYEWLDHVGTPLLAIFGYEAVGLYSLEDDTNGDGFITPDDGDFPTQFGQIMPGDIRYKDLNGDGQIDAFDQKEIGQGDVPALTYGFGITAEYKGFDVSMFFQGQHEADRIIKGSGIRPFDGGGGTTNMYAIAVDRWTPENNNVNAFYPRLSFGDTGIGQNNNSQTSTWWLKDIDFVRLKTAEIGYTMSETFSNNIGVENTRFYLRGTNLITFTNFDLWDPELNTGNGTAYPNVSVVSFGFNVLF from the coding sequence ATGAAAAATTTTAACATTCTTAACCTTATTCTAAAAAGAAAGAGGAGTCATATTGTAAGCTGCCTGAGAGGTAGTATATTACATGTACTCTTGGTTTATTCTTTTTTAGTTATAACAACAAATCAAAGTGTTTTTGCATTTGATTTTCAACAACCTCCACAAGGAGATATTACTATTTCGGGGGTTGTTACTGACGAAAAAGGAGAAGTTCTTCCGGGAGTAGCAGTAGTGGAGAAAAACACCACTAATGGTATTCAAACTGATTTTGATGGAGAATATGTTATAAGAGTTGATTCAAAAAACTCAGTTATTGTGTTCTCTTATTTAGGAATGAAAACCTATGAAGTTACGGTAGGAGAACGTACCGTTATAAACGTAACAATGGAGGAGGACATGCAGTCTCTTGATGAAGTAGTAATTGTAGGTTACGGTAAGCAAAAGAAAATCAGTGTGGTGGGAGCTCAATCTACAATAAAACCTGCTGAACTCAAACAGCCGGTAGCCAATATAGGTACCATGCTTGCCGGTAGGGTGTCAGGTTTAACGGGTGTCCAGCGTGATGGGGTGCCGGGTTATGATGGAGCCGATATTTGGATACGGGGTATTTCCACATTTGGCGATGCTACTCATCCCTTGGTATTGGTAGATGGAGTTGAAAGATCTTTAGATAATTTAAACCCTAACGATATATCTTCTTTTACTATTCTGAAAGATGCCTCTGCAACAGCTGTATATGGTATTCGGGGTGCAAACGGGGTTATTCTTATAGAAACTAAAAAAGGAGCATTGGGAAAACCTCAGGTTACTATAGATTATAATGAAGGATATACTTTTTTTACAAAAATTCCCGACTTGGCCGATGGTGAAACCTATATGAGGTTGGCTAACGAAGCCCTCGTTACCCGTGGTCAGGAACCAAAGTATTCTGAAGAATATATACGAAATACAGTAAATAAGGTAGATCCTTTCCTCTATCCGGATGTGGACTGGCTGGACGCTGTTTTTAATGATTTTGGGCAAACCAGGCAGGCTTTTATAAATGTGACGGGTGGTGTTGAAGATGCTGTTTATTATGTTTCGGCAAGTTATTATGATGAAACGGGTTTATTTGTAACAGATGGATTAGAAGATTATGATTCTGATACCAGATTTAAACGATACAATTTTACATCTAATTTAACAGTAGATATAACTAAAACGACCAATGTTCATGTAGGAATGCAGGGATATGTATCTAACGGTACTTATCCTGGAGCAGGTACAGGTTCGGTTTTTAGTGCCGCTATGGATGCTCCGCCGGTAGTATACCCAATATTATATCCCGGCGGTTTTGTACCGGGTAGAAGCTCAAACGGAGGGTTAAGGAATCCTTATGCCGATGTGGCTCGAAGAGGATATAAACAAGAAGTAAAAAGCCAATTAAACTCTAATATCCGTTTAACTCAGCAACTAAGTTTTTTAACCGAAGGTTTGTCCTGGTCCGGAATGTTTGCTTTTGATGCTTATAATGAGCAAATCATAAAAAGGGAAAAAAGGGAGTCTACTTATTTTGTGGATGAAAATTATCCTTACACTGAAAACGGGGAACTTTTGTTAAATGAAACATATTCAGGTCAGAATTATTTAGGTTATGAGAGAGATAATGGAGGTAACAGGAGATTTTATATAGAGACCTCTTTTAATTATAATCGAAATTTTGGTAAACATTCGGTGAGTGGTTTGTTACTATACAATCAATCAGATTATGTGAATGCCTTTGCAGGTGATTTTATCGAATCTATTCCATTCAGAAATAGGGGAATTGCAGGACGGGCTACATATGCGTACGATGACAGGTATTTCTTTGAAGTCAATGCCGGTTATAACGGATCCGAAAATTTTGCGCCATCTAACAGGTATGGTTTTTTTCCTTCATTAGCAGTTGGGTGGGTAATTTCAAATGAGAAGTTTTTTGAGCCCTTAACCAATACTATTAATTATTTGAAAATCAGGTATTCAGATGGTCTTGTGGGTTCCGAATCAGGCGCAGGAAGATTTGCTTACCTGGATAAAGTGGAACGAAAAAAAGATTTTGAGTATACTTTCGGAGATAGCTATACCGATCAGGATGGTATACGTGAAACTTATTATGGAGTGGATGTAACCTGGGCTGAGGCGAGAAAACAAGACATAGGCCTGGAGTTAAACATGTTTAATAATAGATTGCAAATAATTTTTGATGTCTTTAAAGAACGTACGGAAGGTGCTTTTCTTGAAAGAAGTGATTTACCTAACTATTTAGGTCTGACAGGAGATCCGTATGGAAACTTGGGAATTGTCGAAAATAAAGGTTTTGATGGAAGTATTAATTTCAATAATTCTTTCGGAAAGCTAAATATGGGGTTCAGAGGTACTTTTTCTTTTAATAGAAACAAAATCCTTCAAAACGGTGAACCTGAGCAGCGCTATGAGTGGCTGGATCACGTAGGCACCCCATTACTGGCTATATTCGGCTATGAGGCGGTGGGATTGTATTCTCTGGAAGATGATACGAATGGTGATGGTTTTATTACTCCTGATGATGGTGATTTTCCCACTCAGTTTGGTCAGATAATGCCGGGTGATATTAGATATAAAGACCTTAACGGAGATGGCCAGATTGATGCTTTTGACCAAAAAGAAATTGGTCAGGGAGATGTACCCGCACTTACCTATGGATTTGGGATTACTGCTGAATATAAAGGTTTTGATGTAAGTATGTTTTTTCAGGGTCAGCATGAAGCCGACAGGATAATAAAGGGTAGTGGCATCAGGCCGTTTGATGGTGGTGGCGGAACCACAAATATGTATGCTATCGCTGTTGATAGATGGACACCGGAAAATAACAATGTAAATGCTTTTTATCCCCGGTTATCTTTTGGAGACACCGGAATTGGCCAAAACAATAATTCACAAACCAGTACCTGGTGGTTAAAAGATATTGACTTTGTAAGATTAAAAACCGCTGAGATTGGATACACCATGTCTGAAACATTTTCTAATAACATTGGTGTAGAAAATACCCGATTTTATTTGCGGGGCACCAATTTGATAACATTCACCAATTTTGATCTTTGGGATCCTGAATTAAATACAGGTAACGGTACCGCTTACCCGAACGTATCGGTGGTATCTTTTGGTTTTAATGTTTTATTTTAA